The genomic segment GGGTTCGGATTCGCCGTGGCCGTTCACCCGCGCGACGGCAAGACCGCCTGGTTCGTTCCCGCCGTCAAGGATGAACGGCGCGTACCAGTCGATGCGCGCGTCGTTGTTTCGCGCACGCGCGACGGCGGGCAGACGTTCGACGTGCTTCGCGACGGGTTGCCACAGGAACACGCCTACGACATCGCCTTTCGCCACGCGCTGGACATCGATGAAACAGGAGACCGTTTGGCGTTCGGAACCACGACCGGCTCGGTCTGGGTGACCGAGAACGGCGGCGACCACTGGACCCACCTCTCCGCGCACTTGCCGCCGGTGTATTGCGTGCGATTCGGATGAACGCCGATCACCGCGGCGCGCCGCCCGGCCGGATCGGCGCAGCCGCCTGTACCGACTCGACGTACGCGATGCGAAGCTGGTGCAGCGTCGTGTCGAGCATCGCTTTTTCGTCGGGCGTCAGGTTGCCCTTCGTCTTCTGCTCGAGCAGGTCGAGCATATCAATATGCATCTTGGCCAGTTCGAGGTTCGGGGGAATCTCCTGCCCCCCTGGTCCGGCAAACCCTCCCAAACCAACCAGTGCTTGCATGGCCAACAACTGCACCAGTCCGGCGAAGCCGCCCGCGGACATGGGTCCGCCCGCCTCGCTCCCACCGACGCTTTCCTCCACCGCCGCCGCGAGCTGCTCTTTTTCCCGGGCCGCCTGCTGCTTCCAATCGTCGTCGATGATGATTTTTTTTTCGTCGCTCATCTGCCTCCTCGCTTGTTGAATATTCGAAACCCCGAATTTAACCTGAATCGCAGCGGCGGCAACGGTGCCCCCTCGCCAAAACGGGCATTGCCCCCCCTTCGGACCGAGCCAAATGACAGCTAGCCTGTTCGACCATGCCGAAAGACCAGGAACCCACTCACTGGCGGTTGATGCTCGAATCGAATCTCAATCGCTACCAGTTCCCGCCGCCGCCCCCTTGCGGACCTTCCACGTATTCTTAATAATGTCACCCTTGCAATTTGAAGCTTCGGGCGCGGTCAATACTTGTCCATTGGCGGACAGTCGCCCACCAATCAGGCCGTCCCTTGGCGGCCGCTTGCCCCGATCGGTTTGCCACGCCGTTGAGGCTATCGGCCAGGCCGGTTCAAGGGTCTTGGAGAGTATTGCCGGCTGCGGGTTCGCCGCACCGGACCGTTCGCCATAGAGACCGAATGATCGATCAATCCCCCACGACGTTCCTGACCGGCGCGACCGGTTTCCTCGGCCATTACCTCTTGCGTGACCTGCTACGCAGCGGCAGGCGGATGGTCGTCATGCTCCGCGCGCCGCTGATTGAATCTCGCGAGCGGCTGACAAAGCTGATGCGACCGCTCGAGATCGACCTCAACGAATACATCGATGCCGATCAACTCGTTCTGGTCGCAGGCGCTTTGCCCGATGAACTCCCTGAACCGACGTGGGGACGCACCGACGAAATCGTCGCCTGCGCCGCATGCCTTCAACTGCTCGCCAACGGCAACCAGGAGCCGCATCGAACGAATGTCCTGGGAACCCAATCCATCATCGAATGGGCCGAGCGGCACGGCTGCCGCTCCATTCACGCCGTCAGCACGGCCTACGTCTGCGGTTACACCCAAGGCACGGTGCGCGAGGTTTTTCATTACCCGCAGCCAACATTCCAGACCGACTACGAGCGCTCGAAGTGGATCGCCGAGGACAAGCTGCGCGAATGGTCCAACCTGCCCGAGCGCAGCCTGACCGTCTACCGTCCCAGCTTCCTCGTCGGCGACTCGGCCAACGGCTACACGACCCAGTTCGGCGGCTTTTACCAGTTCGCTCGACTCGTCAGCCTGCTCAAAGAGCAAAACAACGGCAACAACGGCCACACGACCTACGTCCCCTTGCGAATACCAGGCTACCCGACCGATCAGATACAGAACCTCGTCCCGGTCGATTTCGCATCAAAGACCATCGCGCGGATCATGGACGATCCGGCCTTCCACGGACGCATCTATCACGTCGCCGATCCGTCACCGCCCACCTGGGAATTCTTCAAGGCATGCATGGAAGATTACTTTGGTCTGCATGGGGGCTATTTCGTCCCGCCCGAGGAAATCAAGGCCGAAGTGAACACGCCCGAATCACTCATGTGGGAGAAGTACGACCTGCTCTTGCCACGATTGAGGCACCTGCCGCGGTTCGATTGTTCCAACACCCTCGCCTTCCTCGCCTCGCGCGGCTTGACCTTTCCTTCGTTTGATCGTGACCGTATCACCACGCTACTGGACTACGCCCGTTCACGAAACTGGGGAACACGCTCCGGCCGACTCGCCCGCGCCCATTAACGCGGTTCCTGAATTGCGAGTTGATCTCGCTAAGTGAAGCCGCTATGCGCTTTCACCTTTGGAACCGGCGTCTCACCTGTGATTCACCAGCCGCGGCGGGGGACATCTCTGCTTTATCGGCTCCTTCCGCGGCCGGCATTCTCGACCGTCGATGGCGGTGAAGCGCTCCACGCCCGCGACGCTAAGGACAGGCCCCTCCGCTTAGCAGCTTGTCGATGAACGGCTGGATGTCCAGGCCGTTGACCACGTTGTCTCCGTTCATGTCGCCGGGGCAGCACGACGGCCCCGCGCCCGTGAAGACGTAGGCCGCCCCGGAATCCGCGGCGCTGTTGTTGGCTCCGTTGCCGTTCACGCCCGTAGCGCTGCTGTCCTCGCCCGGTGCCCCGACTACCACGTTGTCGCCGCTGACCGCCACCGAGTAGCCGAACTGGTCGGTCGCCCCGGTGTTGGAGGCCTTCAGATAGGCCTGCTGGCTCCAGACTCCGCTGCTGCGGACGAAGACGTAGGCCGCGCCGGAGTTGCTGGCGCTGTTGTCAGCTCCGTTGCCGTTCACGCCGGTGGCGCTGCTGTCCTCTTGGTACGCCCCGACCACCACGGTGCCGCCGCTGACGGACACGGAGTTGCCGAATCGGTCGTCCGCCCCGGTGTTGGAGGCCTTCAGATACGCCTGCTGGCTCCAGACCCCGCCGCTGCGGACGAAGACGTAGGCCGCCCCGGAATCCGCGGCGCTGTTGTCGGCCTGGTTGCCGTTCACGCCGGTGGCGCTGCTGTCCTCCCGGTACGCCCCGACCACCACCGTGTCGCCGCTGACCGCCACCGACTGGCCGAACTGGTCGTTCGCCCCGGTGTTGGAGGCCTTCAGATAGGCCTGCTGGGCGATCGGGTCGATGGTCAGCGGATAGACCGCGTCCCTATCGTCGATGACGATGCGGAGGAATGGCGGATGGCGGATGTCGGAGGGCGGATTGGATTCGGGCATATCGAACCACGCAGGGACGATCCTGCCGGCGGCATCGAAGACCGTCAGCCCCACGTAGGTCACCACCGCCGCGCCGGATTGATCGACAAACGTCACATTCCGACCGTCCCCGCTCACCCGCGGACGCAGGTCGCCACGCACCGCCAAGGTGAATGTCAATGGCTCCTCCAAAGAGCCGCGGGCTTCAGCCCGCGCGGCGCAGCCATGTTGCGCGGACGCCTCGACTCGAGATACCTCCGGCCGCCGGTGCACCGTGTAGCCGTGCTCCAGACCGCGCCGGTCATTCACGTACCACTCGGTCAGCGCGTCGTCCCACTGATACGACACGCGCCCGCCAGCGGCCTCGACGCAGGCCGGCGGTCCGTACCGCGACCCTATGCAAGCGGCCTCTTCATGTTCGCGCGACGGGAACGCGGGTTCACGAATCGAACCCGCTTGCTCACGCGCGCGGCTCGGATCATTCGCCCGGCCGTAGCTCACCAGCTCCAGCCCCCACGACCACTCACCGGAATCAGGCGCGGTGAGAAAGCCGCGGCCGTCGAAGCGCGTGATCCACTGCTGGCCGGGGTTGCGGGCCTGCCAGCCGCCCGCGACCGGGAAGGCCGCATGGCGATTGGCCTCATACACCGCGCGGATGCTCGACCAGTCGGAGGCGCTTAGCCCGTCGGGCACGCGGTCATCAAATGGCCCGGATTCGGCCGGACCGCTCGCTGCGCGGGCGGCGGCTGTCATCAGAAGGGGAAGGGTCAGGTAAACAACGATGGACAGACGGATAGACAGGATGCGTCCGCGTCGCATGGCACTCCTCCGCGGAATAGCAGAGACCATCGGGCGACGCGAAGATGGACCATCCAGGATCACGATGCCCGAACGACGCTCTCATGTTATCTGAAGACAGTGGTCGAACTCAAGCGGAAGAACCTTCGTGACAGGCCCCGTAATCAATGCCGGTCGCACATGGGCCTTGGTGCCTGAATCAGGCGGCGATCTGGTCACGCCAAAGGATATAGAGGAGAATCGCGCCGCGACCGTGAAGGAGCGGGTTCGCGCCGGTTCGCGCTGGTCCGCGGCGGTCCGAACCGGTCCGAGCCGCCTCATTTCCGCCATCGCGGTTCATCGACATTCGGCGGAATCGAAGTGAGCCGCGCGTCAGCAAGTAGAATGGGATGATGCAGCCCGGTCGCGTCCGGGGGTCCCGATGAGGGCAATTGCATGGACGGCCAAGTCACTCCACATTTCCATCATCGTGACCCCACCCTCGCTGCGCGAGGATAAGGCACCCGCGCGATCGTCATCGCTTGCGAACCGGCACGCCGAGCGATTTCAGCACGCCTGCCAGATCGCGCATGCGAACCGACGGCGGCAGCGGGCCGGCCGTCGTCATCACAAAGCCCGTGGAGCTGACCGCGTTCAGCGCGCCGTGCGTCGCGGAAATGTCGACCAGGCGCGTCATCAGTTCGCTGCCGCAGTGATAGCCGTCGGCGAGGCTCAAATAGACATCCGGAACGTTCTCCACCAGCCCATTGAACGCCCGCCAGATGCGATATATGGGATCGGGGTACGTCCCCGCGCCGGCCTGCCCCTCGCCCATCACCTGCGACCAGTCCGCGTCGGTCGCGTAGCCCGCGGCGTCCATCCTGCTCGCGGCGCGCAACGACTCCACCGCGCCAGCCAGGTGAAGCGGATCGCCACGCACCAATTTCACCCCGAACCGGCCGCGCGAATCCATCCGCAACACCGTCTCACCATTGCGTCCCAACACGGTGATCTCCCCGCGCCCCGACTCTCGATACATCGCCAGCTCCACGCCGTCGATGCCGATGCAATCGCGCGCGACGTCGGCCGGCCGCCGCGTGTGAATCGCCGCGCAGCTCACCACTCCGAACTCGGGCACGACGACGTCGCGCTCATCCGAAAGGCGACTCCCAACGTGCCAGCCCTTCTCCGCGAGCAGGTTCGACAGCGGTATCCGCCGACTCTTTTGCAACACGTGCCCATGATCGGATAACAACGTGATCTGCACGCGACCGCGACAAGCATGCAGGATGTACTCGCATGCCGCGTCGAGTTTTTCCAGCGCCGGAGCGTGCCCCGCGCGCCCATACCACGCGCCGAGGCCCGATGTCGTCACCACGTAGCCGCGAAAATCACCCCGCCCGCCAAGGAACATCCGCTGAATCTTGCCCAACTCATGGTCGTACCATTTCCGCGGATTGAGATAGGCGACCGCATGGACAATCGGCCGCAGCGCATAATCCACTTGCGCGTTCCATCCTGCGTTACCGCCGTGGGCATAGACTTCGTACCCATCGCGCAGCCTCCGCCCGTCGTAGTACGACGCCTCCACGCCGGGACTGGGCGAAACACCGAACAACTCGGAGAAAGACAGATCGGTCATCACCGGGAACGGACTGATGACCCTGCCGGGCGGATGGAACAGCCGAAAGCGTCCGGCCTTCCATGCCTCCTCGACCAGACCAAACGGGATGCTGTCCAGCAGGATGACCAGATGACGATCGCCGGCATTGGGCGCGGAGCGATCGACGCACTCATCGGGTGAGCCGTCGGCATTCGTATCAAACGCAAGGGACACAATGCGGCCGGTTGTGTCGAATTGCTGCCAGTAATCCGCGCAGCCGTCCCGGTTGGTGTCCAGCGCGCGCGGCGCCGGCGCAGTCGCCGAATCGGTCACGTCGAGCAGGCGCGGTCCCGGTTCGGCGCAACCGGCCAACCCGACGATAACGAGCACCGGGCCAAGTCGCGGCAGTAACGTGCGAAACAGAATTGGCGCGATGGGCATTTAGATTCGCTTGACAATGACGGCGGTGAGATCGTCGCTTTGCGGCGTGCCCTGCGCGAACTCGAGGACGGACTCGTGCAGCAATCGGATGATGTCGACGCTGCTGCGGTCGCGGTTCGCGCGAATGAGATCGTACATCCGTTCCAGGCCGTATTGGTTCTTCGTCGCGTCGGCCCACTCAAAAAACCCGTCCGTGACGACGATCATCATGTCGCCCGGCGCCATTTTGAAGACATCCGGCTCGGGAAACGGCACATCGGCCATGATCCCCAGCGGTACGCCGTTGGCCTTGAATTCCTCGATGCGATCATCGGCGCGGGTGTAGCGAATGATAGGCCCATGCCCCGCGCTTAGGTAGGTCATCTCACTCCGCTTCGCCGAGACAACCCCGAAGAACGCCGTGACGAACCGGTCGTCGGGCAGGTCTTCGCAGAGCAGATTGTTGACACGCTCAACCGCCGCGGTCAGGTTGTCGGGCGCGAGACCGATCGTGGCGCGAAACAGCGCGCGGCATTCGGCGATCATCAGCGCCGGGCCGATCCCATGACCGGTCGCGTCGGCGATTGTGACGGCAAGCGTGTCCTCGCTGAGGCGCAGATAGTCGTAGCAGTCCCCGCCGGTTTGATCGGCAGGCTTGTTCCACCCGGCGATGTCAAACCCGGCAACTTCCGCGGGCTTGTCGGGCAGGAGGCCCTGTTGAATCGTCCGGGCAATATCGAGATCGCGCTCGAGGCGTTGTTTCTCGGTAAAGTGCTCGATCAGCAACTGGCGTTGCAGGGCAACGCCGACCTGCGCCCCGAACGTCTTGACCAGTTCGCCGTCCCAGGCGTCTCCGCCGCCGGTGCGATTGAGCAATTGGAGCACGCCGATGATCGAGTGATCGAAGCCGCGCAGCGGGAAGCTGATCATGTTGCGCGTCTTGAAACCGGTCTTGCGGTCGATCTCGGGATTGAATCGCGGGTCGGCGTAGGCGTCGGGCACATCAACGATTTCGCCGGTACGAACGACCTCGCCGGCGATGCCACGCTCGGCGCTGAAGCGAATCTCATCCACACCGGTGGCAAGGCGGCTGTACAGCTCGTTGCGCTCGCGGTCGAGAATGAAAACCGTCGCCCTCTCGCACTCCAACACCCGCAACGCCGCTTTCTCGATTTTCGAGAGGAGCGTCGTCAGTTCTTCCATCGCCGCCAGCTCGCGCGACACCTCCAGCACGGCCCGGAGGTTGGCCACCTGCCGGCTTTCCGCGCTGCCGACCGGACGGCTCGGCTCGCTCGTTTGTTTCGTGACGCTCATGGAACGATCCCGGGACCGGGTCCAGTTGCCCGGTCCACGGCGCGGCGGCGTCCGCACCGGTAAACCCTCCATCATACCAGACGTTCGTGAGATTGCGACCATGCCGGCCGAGGCAGCGAAACGCCCTATGCAATGCAGCGGCGTATGTTCCAGCGCCCCATTCACCCGGCTTGCCCTAAACTACATGCCATGACCGGCCGACGTCGCACAAATCCAAGACACCGACAGGCCGAGGCGGACGGCGATGAAACCTCGATCCACATCGCCGGTACTGCTCCATCGCCCCGATTCGCAGCCATCATCATTGGGCTTGCGATTGTCTCTCTTACGCTGCTGGTCTACGCCCGCGCCATCGCCGGTGGATTCATCTGGGACGACGATTCCTACATCCTGAACAACGAGACGCTCAACCGCGCGGCTGGACTGTGGCGCATCTGGTTTGAAATCGGCGCGACACCGCAATACTACCCCCTCGTGTTCACCACGTTCTGGGTGGAAAATCAAATCTGGGGCCACTGGTCGCACGGCTACCACCTCGTCAACGTGCTGCTTCACGCCGGAACAGCATGGATGCTGTGGCGCATTCTGCGCGAATTGCGTGTGCCGGGCGCCGCCGCAGCGGCACTGATCTTCGCGCTGCACCCGGTCCATGTGGAATCCGTCGCATGGATCACCGAACGAAAGAATGTCCTCTCGGGTTTCTTTTACATGCTTGCGGCCTGGTACTTTATTCGATTCTCGCCAAACGAGACGAGCCGCGTAGCCGACGCGAACACGTCGGATTCGATGCGTAGCACGGCCCTGTCGCACCGGCCCTTGATGAACGAGGCGACTGTTCCAAACGCAAACTGGAAGTACTACATCCTGTCGCTGGCATGTTTCATCCTGGCACTACTTAGCAAGACCGTCACGGCGTCATTGCCCGCCGCGCTGTTGCTCGTCTATTGGTGGAAGACCGGCCGCATCAGTCGGCGAACCCTCATCGCGATGCTGCCCATGCTCGCATTGGGAGCTGCCGCAGGGCGAATCACTGCCTGGGTCGAGACGCATCATGTCGGCACCAAGTTCGTTGATCTGGATTTTTCTGCCGCCCAGCGCGTGCTGATCGCGGGCCGTGCCGTCTGGTTTTATCTCTGGAAGCTGCTCTGGCCGCATCCGTTGACCTTTATCTATCCCCGCTGGCGACTTGATGCGGCGAGCGCCTTGCAATGGGCTTTTCCCATGGCAGCAGTGCTTCTGGTGGGCATACTAGTGGTCCTGGTACGGCGAGCGGGGCGCGGCCCCCTGACGGCGGCGTTGTTCTTCGGTGGCACGCTCTTTCCCGCGCTGGGATTTGTCAGCGTTTTTCCCATGCGCTATTCCTTTGTCGCCGATCACTTTCAGTATCTCGCGAGCATCGGCCCGATTGTCTTCATCTGCGCCGGGGGCGCATGGCTGTTTCGGCGTATGCAGCTCGGCTCGACGCCCGCCTGCGTCGCGACCGGCCTTGCATGCCTCATACTCGGCATATTGACCTTTCGACAAGCCGGCGTGTACCGCGACCTCGTCACGCTCTGGGTCGATACGCTCAAGAAGAATCCCGACGCCACGATGGCCCGCAACAATCTCGGCGCCGAGTACCAGCGCCAGGGCCGGCTCGACGAGGCGATCACCTGTTATGTCGAATCCCTGGCACATCCTGATTGTTACGATCGACCGGACGTACTCACCAATCTCGCCAAGGCGTGGACGCTAAAAGGCGATTATCCGCGAGCCATCGAGTACTACGAGCAGGCGCTGGCCCTGCGACCTGACTTTCCGAAAGCGCGAAGCAACCTCGGCGCGATTCTCCAGCGCGTCGGCCGCGCGCGGGAGGCCGAGTCGCATCTTCGCGCATCCGTCGAGTCCTACCCCGAGAATCCGCTCGCGTGGAACAATCTCGGCAGCGTTCTGCTGGAACTCGGCCGCGCACAGGAGGCCCTGGACTGCCTGAAGAAAGCCGCGGCGCTGCGGCCCGATCTGCCCGACGCGCATTACAACATGGGAAACGCGCTCTTCAGGCTTCGTCGTTCGGAAGAAGCGCTTGCGGCCTACGGCGAAGCGATCCGGATTGATCCGAAGTACGTGGATGCTCATGTTAATCGCGCAAATGTCTTTTTACAAAGCGGGCAGATCGAGCGAGCGCGACAGGACCTGAACGAGGCGATACGGATTCAACCGGATCACGCCATCGGAAACTACCACCTTTCAAGCATCCTCGCGCGCGAAGGCCGCCGGGAAGAGGCTCAACGGCACTACACCATCGCGAAGCGCGGCCGACCCGATCTCCCGCCCCCCGCCGGGCTGACCGGCTCCTGAAGCGCGGCATTGAAAACCCAGGCGGCATGGCCGCGGCAATGGGCGGCCATGTTGGTAAGGCAAACGCTAAAGTCGGCGTAATGCCAAAGGAAGCCCTAAACTGCTTCAGATGAACGAATCAGGCATTCCAAGCACACAAGCAACCGTCATCTCGCGCTGGCGATTGCGATCAAAATTCGCCGCGACGCGCCGGCGCGACGCGTCTCCCCGGTCGGACGCAAGGCGTGGATTGCCCAGCGCCTCATCCATCGCGGCGGCCAGCGCCGCAACATCTTCCGGTGGCACCACCCAGCCCGTCACCCCTGCTTCAACCAGTTCCGTCTGTCCGCCGACATCCGTCGTGATACAAGGGATGCCCCGCGCCATGGCCTCCAGCGTCGCATTCGACATCGACTCTCGCCGCGACGCCAACACGCAAACGTCCGTCGCCGCATAGATCCGATCGCGATTTGATTCGTACCCCGCGAACCGCACGCGCTCACTCAATCCAGCCGAGTTTGATCGCGCCGCCAAGTCCGCCCGAAGAGGCCCGTCGCCAAAGTACGTCAACGTCGCATCGGGATAACGGTCCGCAATTCGTTCAAAGGCGTCCAGCGCGATGTCCACCCCCTTGGCAGGCGTCAGCCGTCCTACCACCGCCAGTCGCCGGCCATTGGTCGCCGCGGATGGCCGCACACGAACGCACTCGCCATTGTGGATCACTCGGCAGCGATCGGCAGGCAAGCGATACAGGCGAGCGTACTCGTCGCGGACGCGACGGCTGTTAAAGATAATCGCATCGCACGCGGCGGCAGCGGTCCGCACGCGCGCCACCGCTCGACGCCGCCACGGCGAGAGTGATCCGAACAATCCTGCTCCGGCCAACGGCGCAGGCGGCTGTCGGACGGATTGGACAACGCGCAAGCCCAGCCGTCGCGCCGCGATGATCGACGCGCGAAACGCGGCTCCCGACGCCTGCTGCACCACGAAAACGGTCGCGGCGCGCGTCGACGCAAGCCAGTCCATTCTTTCGGCAAGGGTCGCAGGATCGTCTACGTCATCGCCGTGCAAATCCGCGTTGATCCAGTTCACGTTCTCAACGCGCAGCCGAAACGGTCCCCAATGCGACACGAGCGGGTGATAGATGGTTGCCCCGCTGTATGCCACCTGCACATCCGCGCCCGCCTCCAGCAGCGCGTCGATCGTGTCCAGCAGGTACTTCTCTGCCCCGCCGAGCAACCGAGGTCCAGACGATGACTCGTGATGCACCGCCAAGACCACGACCCGCCGCGCCACTGCGCAGCGCGACGCCAACACCGCGCGCTGCGAACGCGTCAGAACCCGCGGGCAACTGGATTGCACGGCTGAACTCATTGTAAAACGGGCGATGCCGACGGAGCCGCGCCCGGGACTGTTCCGGGCGGCCCTTCCAGACTCGGCTTGACCTTTTTGGGATTGGGCACGAACACCGGCGAGATCGGGTCGAGGAGATCTTCCTCATCGGCGGGCCATCCGGAAGGCGGCCCCACGATGACATCGAACACGAAAACAAGTCGCTCGCTCGTTCCAGCCGGCGCTCGAACATGGCCCAGCGCACGTTGCAGGATTGTACGGTCACCAAAGACCATCCGAGCCTCCGCCGGCTCGGCCAGCAACCGGCCGAAAATTTCCACCGCCTCGGGCTTCACAAACAACAGCGCTCGTTCGACGCCGCCTTTCTGATAGGAAAGCAGGCAGCACGACTCACGCATCCAGTCCAGCACGTTGTTGACGACCACATCGCGATCGCGCGTGGAGTCCCACACGCCGTCCATCGCGCGATAGCCGGGCTTGTTGGATTGTCCGCTGGCCATCACCGCGAAGTATCCGCCGTTGGCATCCTGCGTGCCGGCGAATCGAACCCCCGACA from the Planctomycetia bacterium genome contains:
- a CDS encoding DUF1844 domain-containing protein: MSDEKKIIIDDDWKQQAAREKEQLAAAVEESVGGSEAGGPMSAGGFAGLVQLLAMQALVGLGGFAGPGGQEIPPNLELAKMHIDMLDLLEQKTKGNLTPDEKAMLDTTLHQLRIAYVESVQAAAPIRPGGAPR
- a CDS encoding SDR family oxidoreductase, with product MIDQSPTTFLTGATGFLGHYLLRDLLRSGRRMVVMLRAPLIESRERLTKLMRPLEIDLNEYIDADQLVLVAGALPDELPEPTWGRTDEIVACAACLQLLANGNQEPHRTNVLGTQSIIEWAERHGCRSIHAVSTAYVCGYTQGTVREVFHYPQPTFQTDYERSKWIAEDKLREWSNLPERSLTVYRPSFLVGDSANGYTTQFGGFYQFARLVSLLKEQNNGNNGHTTYVPLRIPGYPTDQIQNLVPVDFASKTIARIMDDPAFHGRIYHVADPSPPTWEFFKACMEDYFGLHGGYFVPPEEIKAEVNTPESLMWEKYDLLLPRLRHLPRFDCSNTLAFLASRGLTFPSFDRDRITTLLDYARSRNWGTRSGRLARAH
- a CDS encoding glycosyltransferase family 4 protein; the protein is MQSSCPRVLTRSQRAVLASRCAVARRVVVLAVHHESSSGPRLLGGAEKYLLDTIDALLEAGADVQVAYSGATIYHPLVSHWGPFRLRVENVNWINADLHGDDVDDPATLAERMDWLASTRAATVFVVQQASGAAFRASIIAARRLGLRVVQSVRQPPAPLAGAGLFGSLSPWRRRAVARVRTAAAACDAIIFNSRRVRDEYARLYRLPADRCRVIHNGECVRVRPSAATNGRRLAVVGRLTPAKGVDIALDAFERIADRYPDATLTYFGDGPLRADLAARSNSAGLSERVRFAGYESNRDRIYAATDVCVLASRRESMSNATLEAMARGIPCITTDVGGQTELVEAGVTGWVVPPEDVAALAAAMDEALGNPRLASDRGDASRRRVAANFDRNRQREMTVACVLGMPDSFI
- a CDS encoding tetratricopeptide repeat protein, with product MTGRRRTNPRHRQAEADGDETSIHIAGTAPSPRFAAIIIGLAIVSLTLLVYARAIAGGFIWDDDSYILNNETLNRAAGLWRIWFEIGATPQYYPLVFTTFWVENQIWGHWSHGYHLVNVLLHAGTAWMLWRILRELRVPGAAAAALIFALHPVHVESVAWITERKNVLSGFFYMLAAWYFIRFSPNETSRVADANTSDSMRSTALSHRPLMNEATVPNANWKYYILSLACFILALLSKTVTASLPAALLLVYWWKTGRISRRTLIAMLPMLALGAAAGRITAWVETHHVGTKFVDLDFSAAQRVLIAGRAVWFYLWKLLWPHPLTFIYPRWRLDAASALQWAFPMAAVLLVGILVVLVRRAGRGPLTAALFFGGTLFPALGFVSVFPMRYSFVADHFQYLASIGPIVFICAGGAWLFRRMQLGSTPACVATGLACLILGILTFRQAGVYRDLVTLWVDTLKKNPDATMARNNLGAEYQRQGRLDEAITCYVESLAHPDCYDRPDVLTNLAKAWTLKGDYPRAIEYYEQALALRPDFPKARSNLGAILQRVGRAREAESHLRASVESYPENPLAWNNLGSVLLELGRAQEALDCLKKAAALRPDLPDAHYNMGNALFRLRRSEEALAAYGEAIRIDPKYVDAHVNRANVFLQSGQIERARQDLNEAIRIQPDHAIGNYHLSSILAREGRREEAQRHYTIAKRGRPDLPPPAGLTGS
- a CDS encoding FG-GAP repeat protein; protein product: MPESNPPSDIRHPPFLRIVIDDRDAVYPLTIDPIAQQAYLKASNTGANDQFGQSVAVSGDTVVVGAYREDSSATGVNGNQADNSAADSGAAYVFVRSGGVWSQQAYLKASNTGADDRFGNSVSVSGGTVVVGAYQEDSSATGVNGNGADNSASNSGAAYVFVRSSGVWSQQAYLKASNTGATDQFGYSVAVSGDNVVVGAPGEDSSATGVNGNGANNSAADSGAAYVFTGAGPSCCPGDMNGDNVVNGLDIQPFIDKLLSGGACP
- a CDS encoding SpoIIE family protein phosphatase, whose translation is MSVTKQTSEPSRPVGSAESRQVANLRAVLEVSRELAAMEELTTLLSKIEKAALRVLECERATVFILDRERNELYSRLATGVDEIRFSAERGIAGEVVRTGEIVDVPDAYADPRFNPEIDRKTGFKTRNMISFPLRGFDHSIIGVLQLLNRTGGGDAWDGELVKTFGAQVGVALQRQLLIEHFTEKQRLERDLDIARTIQQGLLPDKPAEVAGFDIAGWNKPADQTGGDCYDYLRLSEDTLAVTIADATGHGIGPALMIAECRALFRATIGLAPDNLTAAVERVNNLLCEDLPDDRFVTAFFGVVSAKRSEMTYLSAGHGPIIRYTRADDRIEEFKANGVPLGIMADVPFPEPDVFKMAPGDMMIVVTDGFFEWADATKNQYGLERMYDLIRANRDRSSVDIIRLLHESVLEFAQGTPQSDDLTAVIVKRI